One genomic region from Candidatus Poribacteria bacterium encodes:
- a CDS encoding sugar phosphate isomerase/epimerase, with translation MRLGAPVFQPYDSPERWAEVVRSYGYRAAYAPVGYDAPADGIRAYAEAASAADLVIAEVGAWSNPLSPDEATRKKALDHCKKSLQLAEDLGARCCVNIAGSRGTKWDGPCPEDLTETTFEMIVATVREIIDAVEPRRTYYALEMMPWMYPDSPDSALRLIHAIDRRQYGVHFDPTNIIGSPQRFFGTGAVIRECVQKLGPHIRSCHLKDAKMGEGFLVHLDETRPGTGSLDYGTLLRELNRLDPDLPAMLEHLPNEEEYRLAADYVRSVANREHIAL, from the coding sequence ATGCGACTCGGGGCACCGGTATTCCAGCCCTACGACTCGCCGGAGCGATGGGCGGAAGTCGTCCGATCGTACGGCTATCGAGCCGCGTATGCGCCAGTGGGATATGACGCGCCCGCCGATGGCATCCGCGCGTATGCCGAAGCGGCTTCGGCAGCGGACCTCGTCATCGCCGAAGTCGGAGCGTGGAGCAACCCGCTCTCTCCCGACGAAGCGACGCGCAAGAAAGCCCTCGACCACTGCAAGAAAAGCCTGCAGCTCGCCGAAGACCTCGGCGCGCGATGCTGCGTCAACATCGCCGGTTCGCGCGGGACGAAGTGGGACGGGCCCTGTCCCGAAGACCTGACCGAGACGACGTTCGAGATGATCGTCGCGACCGTGCGCGAGATCATCGATGCGGTGGAACCCCGCCGGACGTACTACGCGCTCGAGATGATGCCGTGGATGTACCCCGACTCGCCCGACAGCGCGCTCCGCCTCATTCACGCGATTGACCGGCGTCAGTACGGCGTCCACTTCGATCCGACGAACATCATCGGCAGCCCGCAGCGGTTCTTCGGCACAGGCGCCGTCATTCGCGAGTGCGTGCAGAAGCTGGGTCCTCATATCCGGTCGTGCCATCTGAAAGACGCGAAGATGGGCGAGGGGTTCCTCGTCCACCTCGACGAAACGCGTCCGGGAACCGGTTCCCTCGACTACGGGACACTTCTGCGCGAGCTGAACCGGCTCGATCCCGACCTGCCAGCCATGCTGGAACACCTGCCGAACGAAGAGGAATATCGCCTCGCGGCGGACTATGTGCGATCCGTCGCAAACCGCGAGCACATCGCGCTGTAA
- a CDS encoding aldo/keto reductase — protein sequence MPAVELTTGCCPRRRWGKSGLSIPVVPFGTQGFGNNFGPVTDEEACALIRRAVDLGVNHFDCARCYGDSLRKLGVALKTGVIRRDEVVISGRLCCHSAAKWGFYGEGKADYSAARAIEDVRDQLEILGTDHFDAMLIHDPSDSDATLASDGTLAGIKRLKEEGLIHNVGYGMNPHPFHLKVIEQGDIDVLLCFSDYNLLRQTAAEDILPAAAEKDIGVMNGWSIMRGMLTGTPVEKIVSRDRWLSGSDAQRAESMRLWCEERGISLLVLALQFCLRETRIHGNPLGNLNIEQLEMNVAATLTPLDDATLSDFAAAAI from the coding sequence ATGCCAGCAGTGGAACTCACGACGGGATGCTGCCCGCGACGTCGATGGGGCAAGAGCGGGCTGTCGATCCCCGTCGTCCCCTTCGGAACGCAGGGCTTCGGCAACAACTTCGGGCCCGTGACCGACGAGGAGGCGTGCGCGCTCATCCGCCGCGCCGTCGATCTGGGCGTCAACCACTTCGACTGCGCCCGGTGCTACGGCGACTCGCTCCGCAAGCTGGGCGTCGCCCTCAAGACGGGAGTCATCCGGCGCGACGAGGTGGTCATCAGCGGGCGGCTCTGCTGCCACAGCGCCGCCAAGTGGGGCTTCTACGGCGAAGGGAAAGCCGACTACTCCGCCGCCCGCGCCATCGAGGATGTCCGCGACCAGCTCGAGATCCTGGGAACCGACCACTTCGACGCGATGCTCATCCACGACCCCAGCGACAGCGACGCGACGCTCGCGTCTGACGGGACTCTTGCGGGCATCAAGCGCCTCAAGGAAGAGGGGCTCATCCACAACGTCGGGTACGGCATGAACCCGCATCCCTTCCACCTGAAGGTCATCGAGCAGGGCGATATCGACGTGCTGCTCTGCTTCAGTGACTACAACCTGCTGCGCCAGACCGCCGCCGAGGACATCCTGCCCGCCGCCGCCGAGAAGGACATCGGCGTCATGAACGGCTGGTCGATCATGCGGGGGATGCTCACGGGAACGCCCGTCGAGAAGATCGTCTCGCGGGATCGGTGGCTCTCCGGCTCCGACGCCCAGCGCGCCGAGAGCATGCGCCTCTGGTGCGAGGAGCGCGGCATCAGCCTGCTCGTGCTCGCGCTGCAGTTCTGCCTGCGCGAAACCCGCATCCACGGGAACCCGCTGGGGAACCTCAACATCGAGCAGTTGGAGATGAACGTCGCTGCGACGCTCACGCCGCTGGACGACGCGACGCTCTCCGACTTCGCCGCCGCCGCGATCTGA
- a CDS encoding carboxypeptidase M32: protein MTTYSAFIARVKEVAILGSMGGALRWDRETYMPRKGAAHRGEQLAALSGMIHEAMTSLQMGEWIDALRGADGLSPDEAVNVREVAREYDRQKKIPTALVQELSRVTSRAHEAWLHARKNDDFPGFAPHLERIVALKIAVAEHIGYADDPYDALLDGFEPGLTADAVREMFAPLQSQTVELLHAIVGSTVQPDESLLRRPLSPKKQREFAVQVAADFGFDFDAGRLDISAHPFCAGSHPSDVRMTTRYNEQEPMSALFGVFHETGHGLYEQGLDPDHAYTPCAEAVSLGVHESQSRMWENIIGRSRAFWIGYLPKLKSLYGGALDDVSLDAFHFAINGVKPSLIRVEADELTYNLHILLRFELEVELLNRRLAVTDLPEAWNDRMRRYLTVEPPTDADGVLQDIHWSGGALGYFPTYTLGNLFAAQFAAKMRSDLPDMDAQIAAGRFGDVLDWLRRNIHRQGMRYTSAELVERVAGEPPNGDYLAVYLRDKLAPLYRL from the coding sequence ATGACGACGTATAGCGCATTCATCGCGCGCGTGAAGGAGGTCGCGATCCTCGGTTCCATGGGCGGCGCGCTCCGATGGGATCGGGAGACATACATGCCCCGGAAGGGAGCCGCCCATCGAGGCGAGCAGCTCGCCGCCCTCAGCGGCATGATCCATGAGGCGATGACCAGCCTGCAGATGGGCGAGTGGATCGACGCCCTGCGCGGAGCCGACGGACTCTCGCCCGACGAAGCCGTCAACGTCCGGGAAGTGGCGAGGGAGTACGACCGGCAGAAGAAGATCCCCACCGCGCTCGTGCAGGAGCTCTCCCGCGTTACGTCGCGCGCCCACGAAGCGTGGCTCCATGCGCGAAAGAACGACGATTTCCCCGGCTTCGCGCCGCACCTGGAGCGGATCGTCGCGCTCAAGATCGCAGTCGCCGAGCACATCGGCTACGCCGACGACCCCTACGACGCTCTGCTCGACGGCTTTGAGCCGGGGCTCACCGCCGACGCCGTCCGCGAGATGTTCGCGCCGCTCCAGAGCCAGACCGTCGAGCTGCTTCACGCCATCGTCGGCTCGACGGTTCAGCCCGACGAATCCCTCCTGCGCCGTCCGCTGTCGCCGAAGAAGCAACGGGAGTTCGCCGTGCAGGTCGCAGCGGACTTCGGGTTCGACTTCGACGCCGGTCGGCTCGATATCTCGGCGCACCCCTTCTGCGCAGGCAGCCATCCCTCCGACGTGCGGATGACGACCCGCTACAACGAGCAGGAACCGATGAGCGCGCTCTTCGGCGTGTTCCACGAGACGGGACATGGACTCTACGAGCAGGGCTTAGACCCCGATCACGCCTACACCCCTTGCGCCGAAGCCGTCTCGCTGGGCGTTCACGAGTCGCAGTCGCGCATGTGGGAGAACATCATCGGTCGGAGCCGGGCGTTCTGGATAGGCTACCTGCCCAAGCTGAAGAGCCTCTACGGTGGAGCGCTCGACGACGTGAGCCTCGACGCGTTCCACTTCGCCATCAACGGTGTGAAGCCGTCACTCATCCGTGTCGAGGCGGACGAACTGACCTACAACCTGCATATCCTCCTGCGCTTCGAGCTCGAGGTCGAGCTCCTGAACCGACGGCTCGCCGTGACCGATCTGCCGGAGGCATGGAACGACCGGATGCGGCGTTATCTCACGGTGGAACCGCCGACGGACGCCGACGGCGTCTTGCAGGACATCCACTGGTCGGGCGGTGCGCTGGGGTACTTCCCGACCTATACTCTGGGGAACCTCTTCGCGGCGCAGTTCGCGGCGAAGATGCGATCCGACCTGCCCGACATGGACGCGCAGATCGCGGCGGGACGCTTCGGCGACGTCCTCGACTGGCTGCGGCGGAACATCCATCGACAGGGCATGCGCTACACGTCGGCGGAGCTCGTCGAGCGCGTCGCAGGCGAACCGCCGAACGGCGACTATCTCGCCGTGTATCTCCGCGACAAGCTCGCGCCGCTCTACCGGCTCTGA
- a CDS encoding VOC family protein has translation MQKITTFLAFDNQAEEAVNFYVSLFQNSRILHVARNDDGEDGQEGTAFHITFELDGQEFMALNGGPYFTFSHAISLFVRCDSQEEIDRLWGRLTDGGEEVQCGWLKDRFGVSWQIAPTEFEEMMRNGTPEQAKRVMDALLEMVKIDIATLRRAYEQA, from the coding sequence ATGCAGAAGATCACGACGTTCCTCGCGTTCGACAACCAGGCGGAGGAAGCGGTCAACTTCTACGTCTCGCTCTTCCAGAACTCGAGGATCCTCCACGTCGCCCGAAACGACGACGGCGAGGACGGCCAGGAAGGGACAGCGTTCCACATCACATTCGAACTGGATGGTCAGGAGTTCATGGCGCTGAACGGAGGTCCCTACTTCACGTTCTCGCACGCCATCTCGCTGTTCGTCCGCTGCGACTCTCAGGAGGAGATCGACCGACTTTGGGGACGGCTCACGGACGGCGGCGAAGAGGTCCAGTGCGGCTGGCTGAAGGATCGCTTCGGCGTGTCGTGGCAGATCGCTCCGACCGAGTTCGAGGAGATGATGCGGAACGGGACGCCGGAGCAGGCGAAGCGCGTCATGGACGCGTTACTGGAGATGGTGAAGATCGACATTGCGACGTTGCGGCGAGCCTACGAGCAGGCGTAG